DNA from Bacteroides zoogleoformans:
CGCTATCGGGAAGAAAATTTGCTGATAGTGTCAGTCTTGTGATTCGTAAGACAAAAACAAATCAGTCGACTAAAATAAAAATCAGTCGACTGATTTTTATTTTAATCGATTGATTTCTCAGAGCAAGATGATTGGCAAGACTGACGCATTAGCCTCTTCCCATCCTCTAATTTATTAAAAAACTATACATCCGCTTGCTTTCGAATCCAACTATATTTGTACCTTTGCATATTATTTCTAAAAAAAATGACAGAGAACAAAGGGCACATGCAGCGATACGCAATGTTATTCGGCACCTATATAGGAGTGTATTGGATATTGAAATTCATACTCTTCCCCATAGGCTTGACTGTTCCATTTTTGGCTCTCCTCTTCATGGGACTTACGATTTGTGTCCCTTTCATGGGATACTATTATGTACGGATGTATCGTAACATGGCATGCAGAGGCAGCATCAGTTTTCTGCACGCATGGGTATTCACCGTCTTCATGTACATGTTCGCCGCCCTGCTTACAGCTGTAGCACATTATATCTATTTCCGTTTCATTGACGATGGCTATATCATCACTACCTGTGAAGCCATGATTGACATGCTTGCACAAAGCACTACGCCGGGAATGGAAGGGTATATATCCACATATCGGGAAGCATTAGATGCCGCCCGACTATTTACGCCCATAGACATCACGATGCAGTTGGTGTCATGGAATGTCTTTATAGGATCGATTTTGGCTTTTCCTACTTCTTTGTTCGTGATGAGACGGAAGAGAAAAGACGAACAGGGAAGATGATAATGAAACCTAAGTGTCAATGACGCTTCAACCGTAAATCGTTAATAGCAAAATAAGGGAAAAATGGATATTTCAGTTGTCATACCACTATACAACGAGGAGGAGTCCCTCCCGGAATTGTTCGCATGGATTGAACGAGTGATGAAAGCCAACGGCTTTTCGTATGAAGTGATTTTTGTGAACGACGGAAGCACCGACCGGTCTTGGCAAGTAATAGAACACCTGCAGGCACAGATGCCGGACAGGATAAGAGGCATCAAGTTTCGCCGTAACTACGGGAAATCTCCGGCACTGTTCTGCGGCTTCGAGCAAGCACAAGGAGATGTAGTGATTACAATGGATGCAGACTTACAGGACAGCCCCGACGAAATACCCGGCCTCTACCGGATGATTACGCAAGACGGATATGACCTTGTGTCCGGCTGGAAACAGAAGCGATATGACCCCCTATCGAAAACACTGCCCACCAAACTCTTCAACGCTACCGCGCGCAAAGTGTCGGGCATCAAAAATCTGCACGACTTCAATTGCGGACTGAAAGCATACCGCAAGGATGTGGTAAAGAACATAGAGGTGTACGGCGAAATGCATCGCTATATCCCCTATTTGGCGAAGAATGCCGGCTATGGGAAAATCGGCGAGAAAGTGGTGCGGCATCAGGCAAGGAAATACGGGAACACAAAATTCGGGCTGAACCGTTTTGTAAACGGATACCTGGATTTACTTTCCCTTTGGTTTCTCTCCGCGTTCGGAGTAAAACCGATGCACTTCTTCGGTTTGATAGGGTCGCTGATGTTCATTTTCGGATTCATTGCCGTCATCATCGTAGGCATCGGCAAGCTATATTATATGCACAACGGCATGCCCTACCGCCTCGTGACAGAATCGCCTTATTTCTACCTGTCGCTGACATCGATGGTCATCGGCACACAGCTTTTTGTAGCGGGATTCCTCGGGGAGTTGATTTCACGCAATGCCCCGGAACGCAATAAGTATCAAATAGAGAAAACGATTTAACGATGAAAAACTTAATCAGATTTATAATATTCGGCTGCATCTGCTGCCCTTTGCTTACTGCTGTGCTTGCCTGTTCGGAAGAGGCCGATTGCTCCATGACGGCACGCGGCATGGTGAAATGTTATCTATACAAGATGGACAAAGCCGCCCAAACTGCGCAAAACGATACGCTCGACTCCTTGACAGTAACAGCCTATGGTACAGATTCCATCATCATCAATAATCAGAAAAATGTACACGAAATCTCGTTACCCTTAAGATATACGGCAGACTCCACCAAACTGATATTCAAATACAGCAAGATAAAAAGAGATACCGTGGTCATCCGCCATACCAATACCCCCTATTTTCTGTCAATGGATTGCGGCTATCAGATGAAGCAGGCTATCACAAAAGTACGTTACACCCGCACATCCCTCGACTCAATCTCTATAGCAAACCATGAAGCCGGCATCTATGGAAAGGAAAATCTTAAATTATTCTATTAGCCTTGTATTCTGCCTGCTGACGGCTTTCCCGCTATGGGCGCAGAACCCACCGGCTCCGCCTAAAGGAAACACTCTGAAGAAAGAAAAAAAGGAGAAAAGGGAAGAGACACAATATCCGTTCTATAACGGCATATCCGTGGGGATGGAGCTATGGGGACTTGGCAACTCCGCCCTCGGAGGAGATTTTTCAAGCTCCGAGATTTCAGCGGACGTCAACCTTAGAAACCGGTTCTTTCCGATTCTCGAACTGGGTTATGGAAGTACCGACTCTTGGAGCGAAAAAGGAATACATTATAAAAGCAACGCTCCATACTTCCGCATAGGAATGGATTACAACATGCTATACAAGAAAAAACACGGGCACATGTTGCTTGTAGGCTTGCGCTACGGAGCAAGCAGTTTCAAGTACGACATAGCGGCATCGAAGCTGGACGACCCTGTTTATGGCGGCACAGTGGGCAATCCTAATCTGGAAGACGGCATTTGGGGAGGCAGTCTGCCTTACGAATATAAAGACATGAGGAGCTCCATGCAATGGACCGAATTCTGTGTAGGAATCAGAGCGCACGTATGGAAATCCTTCTATATGGGATGGTCCTTGCGTTTCAAATTCAAATTATCCGCCACCCCCGATGAGCATGGCGACCCGTGGTATGTGCCCGGCTTCGGCAAATACAACTCCAATACAATGGGAGTAACTTATACGATAACTTATAAATTGCCTCTTTAGGACTTATGACAGGATTAGAAATCTGGCTATTGGCTATAGGGCTTGCAATGGATTGCTTTGTAGTTTCTATAGCCAGCGGAATCATATTGAAACGCACCAGATTGAAGCCCATGCTGATCATGGCATTCTTCTTCGGCTTCTTTCAGGCACTCATGCCACTGCTCGGATGGATGGGAACCGGCTTTTTCAGCCATCTGATAGAGAGTATAGACCATTGGATTGCTTTCGGAATTCTGTTTTTCTTGGGAGGAAGAATGATAAAAGAATCTTTTAAAGATGAAACCTGCAAACACGAGTATGACCCCACCAGCCTGAAAGTGATAGTGACATTGGCTTTGGCAACAAGTATCGACGCCTTGGCAGTAGGCATTTCGTTCGCTCTGCTGAACATCAAAAGTTTCCGGACACTGCTACCCTCCATCGGCATCATAGGTTTTGTCTCGTTCGCATTGTCAATGGCCGGTTTGATGTTCGGCATCCGCTTCGGTTGCGGCATAGCCCGCAGGTTGCATGCCGAGTTATGGGGCGGCCTCATTCTCATTGCCATCGGCACAAAGATTCTGATTGAACATTTGTTTTTCACTTAAGGATATCTTCAAACAACTACAGCTATGGACAAGAAAGTACAACGGAATTTCTTATGGATTGTTCTGCTATTGATGGGCACCATATGGATATTGGCACGCCATAACCGCCCCACCCCTTCTTATCAGACCGACAACGGACTGATATTCGGGACAGTATATAAGGTCACCTATCAACACGACCGTAATATGAAAGCAGAAATAGAAGCGGAACTGAAACGCTTTGACGGTTCGCTGTCGCCATTCAACGATACGGCAATCATCACCCGTATCAACCGGAACGAAGATATTGTGGCCGACAGTTTCTTTGTTAAAGTGTTCCATCGCAGCATGGAAATATCCAAAGAAACCAACGGAGCTTTCGACATCACCGTCGCTCCACTGGCCAATGCATGGGGGTTCGGCTTCAAGAAAGGAACGTTCCCCGATTCTGCCATGATAGACAGCCTGTTGGAAATCACGGGATATGACAAAGTAAAACTATCCACCGAAGGGAAAGTAATCAAGCAAGACCCGCGCATCATGCTTTCGTGCAGCGCCGTGGCCAAAGGTTATGCGGTAGATGTCGTCGCCCACCTGCTGGAGAAAAACGGAATCGGCAACTTCATGGTCGATATCGGCGGAGAGGTGGTTGTCCGTGGAAAGAATCCGCAGGACGGGCTATGGCGTATCGGCATAAACAAACCGGTAGATGATTCGCTGGCCGTAAACCAAGAATTGCAAACCATACTGAAAGTTAGCAATTTAGGCATGGCCACTTCGGGTAACTACCGCAACTACTATTATAAAGACGGGAAAAAGTATGCGCATACCATCGACCCGCGTACCGGCTACCCTGTGCAACACAACATCTTGTCGGCAACAGTCATTGCCAAAGATTGTATGAGCGCAGACGCTTATGCCACAGCATTCATGGTGATGGGACTGGAAGAAGCGGAACGCTTTGCCGATATGCGGCCCGACATTGATGCATGCTTTATATACATGGACAAAAACGGCAAACCGAGAATGTTCCTGACCGAAGGAATGAAGAAGTATATGTGAGTTTGAAGGAGGAAACATCAAGGATGTAGATTGAAGTTCCTGACCGAAGGAATGAAGAAGTATATGTGAGGCTTACAGGGGCACCCCTAAAATGCAAAAAGATTTTTCGTTCACCTCGAATTTAAGTCTTATCTTTATCCGCCGTAACGCAATAAGAACGGGAAGGCGATGGGTACATCGCCAACCGTCATAATACCTTATATATATAAAAAAGATGAAACAAGCTAAGATAATCGTTGCCGGCATAGGGCCGGGCAGCGAGGCGGACATTACGCCCGCGGTGACGGCCGCCCTGCACGAGGCGGACGTGGTGGTGGGGTACAAATATTACTTCCGGTTTGTGACCCCGCACCTCCGCCCGGAGACGGAGTGCATAGACACGGGCATGAAGCGCGAACGCGCACGCGCCGAGCAGGCCTTCGAACTGGCGGAGCAGGGCAAGACGGTGTGCGTCATCAGTTCCGGCGACGCGGGCATCTACGGCATGACGCCCCTGATTTACGAGATGAAACGCGAACGGGGCAGCCGGGTGGAAGTGGTGTCGTTGCCGGGCATCAGCGCCTTCCAGAAGGCGGCGTCGCTGCTGGGCGCCCCCGTGGGGCACGACTTCTGCGTCGTCTCCCTCTCCGACCTGATGACGCCGTGGGAGCGCATCGAAAGGCGCATCCGAGCGGCGGCGACGGCGGACTTTGTGACGGCCGTCTATAACCCCAGAAGCGAGGGGCGATACTGGCAACTCCACCGCCTGAAAGAGCTTTTCCTGACGGAAGGCCGCTCGCCCGAGACGCCCGTGGGCTATGTCCGTCAGGCGGGACGCCCCGAACAGGAGGTGCACCTCACCACGCTGGGCGCCTTCAATCCCGAAGAGGCGGACATGTTTACCGTGATACTGATAGGCAATTCGCAGTCGTACGCCTGGGACGGCTCTTTCATCACTCCGCGGGGCTATTATCCGCAGGAAGACGGAAAGGAGAGTGAAGAGCCCGCGAACAAGGGGCAGGACATCATGATTCGCAGCTTCCGCACCATCGAGAAAGAACTGAAGAACAAAGAGATGGCGCCGGACCACAAATGGGCGTTGCTGCACGCCATACACACCACGGCGGACTTCGAGATGGAGCATCTGCTACGTACCGACGAGGGGGCTGTGGCATCGCTCTACCAAGACATCGAGGCGGGAAAGATAAAGACCATCGTGACGGACGTGACCATGGCTGCCAGCGGCATCCGCAAGGGGGCTTTGCAACGGCTGGGCATCGAGGTGAAGTGCTATTTGGGCGACCCTCGCGCGGTGGCAACGGCTGCTGAGAAAGGCATCACGCGTGCCCAGGCAGGCATCCGTCTGGCCGCAGACGAGCATCCGGACGCCCTGTTCGTGTTCGGCAACGCGCCGACGGCGCTGATGGAGCTTTGCGAGCTGATACGGAAGGGCAAGGCGCATCCGGCGGGCATCATCGCCGCTCCGGTAGGCTTCGTGCACGTGCAGGAGTCCAAACACATGGTGAAGCCTTTCGTGCACATCCCCAAGATTATTGTCGAAGGACGCAAAGGCGGAAGCAACCTCGCGGCCACGCTGGTCAACTCCGTGCTGTGCTACAACGACGCGGAACAGTTAAGGCCGGGAAGAGACGTCTGAGGACCTCTGCCCGCATCCCCAAACAGTAGATTGGTATGGAACGAAACTTTATCATCATAGGAATGGACGACAGCCGGGAGCCCTTCTTCACGCCCGAAGCACAAGCGTGGATACGGCAGGGAAAAGTGTTCTCGGGCGGCCTGCGCCATAAGGAGATTGTGGAAGACTTGTTGCCCGCGCAAGCCGAATGGATTTCCATCACCGCCCCGCTGGAGGATGTGTTCGCGCAATACGAGGAGGCCTTCGCCCGATGGAGAAATGCGCTTTCAGACCGTTTCATCGTTGTATTCGCTTCGGGCGACCCGCTCTTCTTCGGCTTTGCCAATACCGTCAGGCGGAAGCTTCCCGAAGCAGGCATCCGCCTTTATCCGGCATTCAACTCCCTGCAGACACTGGCGCATCGGCTCGTCATGCCGTACGATGACATGCGCACGGTCTCGCTTACGGGGCGTCCGTGGCAAGAGTTCGACCGCGCACTGATGGAGCGTGCTCCCAAGATAGGCGTCCTTACCGACCGCGAGCATACTCCGTCGGCCATCGCCGCCCGCATGCTGGAGTACAGCTATTCTTATTACACCATGTACGTAGGCGAACACCTCGGGCATCCCGAAAAGGAGCGTGTGCGCAGGTTCTCTCTTGAGGAAGCCGTGCAAGAGACGTTCCGGCATCCCAACAACCTGCTGCTGCACTGCACCGGAACTGCCGGCTCTTCGATGGTAAGTACGCCCCTTCCTCCCCGCCCCTTCGGCATTCCGGACGAAGCCTTCGCACACCTTGACGGGCGCGCCCGGATGATAACCAAAGCCCCCATCCGCCTGCTCACCTTGCAGGCGCTAGAGCTGAATCGCCGGCGCGTGTTCTGGGACATCGGTTTCTGTACGGGTTCTGTCTCCATCGAAGCCCGATTGCAGTTTCCCCACCTCACGGTCGTTTCCTTCGAGATACGCCCCGAGGGCGAAGCGCTGATGAAGACAAATAGCCGTCGTTTCGGCGCTCCGGGCATTACGGCAATGACAGGCGACTTTCTGCAAACCGAAACCGCCTCTCTGCCCCGCCCCGATGCCGCGTTCATCGGCGGGCACGGCGGACATCTGGATGAAATGACAGGCAAACTGAAGGAGGTGTTACTGCCCGGGGGATGCATCGTATTCAATTCTGTGTCCGCAGAAAGCAAGGAGGCATTCAGCCAAGCCGTAAAAAGGCACGGAATGTTGCTCCAACCTTCCATCCGCATCACGCTGAACGAATATAATCCCATAGAAATAATGAAAGCCACGCTTTCTTAGAATAAATATCATTCATGATGAAAATAGCCATTATCCTGATTTCCGAAGCCGGTCTGCATGTGGCCCGAACGCTGCTCGCTGAACTTCCCGCATCCGGGGTTTTCACCCTCAGGCACGAAGAAGGATGTACTCATATAGATTCTGCCGCCGACTTTACGGCCGAAAACTTCAGCCGCTACGACGCTTTTATCTTTATCGGCGCCATGGGCATCTGCATCCGTTCCATCGCCCCCTGCATCAAAGACAAATATACCGACCCCGCCGTATTGTGCATAGACAGTACGGGCAAGTACGTGGTTTCCGTTCTTTCCGGACACATCGGAGGAGCCAACGAACTGACTATGGAAGCGGCAGGCATCCTCGGAGCCGAACCGGTGGTGACTACACAAAGCGACCGTACCGGATTGTGGGCGCTCGATACCCTGCCGCAACGGTTCGGCTGGACTCCCGTAGTCATTGCGCCCGTCTCTTCCTCTTCTGTTCCGCCATCCACCCTCCCCTCCGGCGAAAAAGAAAGAGTGAGCATGAACAGGCACATCAGTCTCTTTGTCTCGGGCAGACCCACAGCCCTGCTGCTCACCGTGCGCGATGAAGGCACTGACCGGATGGAGGCTCACCTGCCGTCGCACGTAACGGTGTTTTATCGTCCGGAAGACATCGAGCCATCGCGCTTCGAACTGATTCTGTGCGTATCTCCCCAGGTGCCCCGTTTCACGGAAACGCCCATGATATGCTACGTGCCCCGTGCGGTACACCTCGGCATCGGCCTTGCCCGGCAAGCCGGCCCGACGCAGGAAGTGCTGAGGGCCATAGAAGAAACGCTGAAAGAGCAAGGCATACTGCCCGCCTCCATCGCTTCCATCTCCACCATCGACGCCAAGAGCGAAGAGCCGGTGGTGAAAGCCTTACAGAAGGAATATACGGTGAACTTCCATACAGCCGAAGAACTGGCGTCGATAGAAGTCCCCCACCCCAGCCCTACCGTGATGAAGCACATGGGCACAGCCAGTGTCTGTGAAGCCGCCGCACTGCTGACGGCAGCAAACTCCCAATTACTGCTGCCTAAGGTGAAAGGAGCAAACTATACCGTAGCCGCCGCCATCGACGGCGGCATGATGCGCCGGGGGCATATAGAAATTATAGGAGCCGGACCGGGCGACCCCGAACTGATATCCGTGCGCGGACACCGATTACTGGAGAAAGCCGACCTCATTTTATATGCCGGCAGTCTCGTGCCTCGCCAGCTGACGCACTGCGCTAAACCGGGCGCCACCGTGCTCAGTTCGGCTTCCATGGATTTGGAAGAACAATTCCGGGTGATGAAGACCTTCTATGACAAAGGCTGCTTCATCGTACGCTTACATACGGGAGACCCCTGCATTTACGGTGCCATTCAGGAACAGATGAATTACTTTGACCGACACGGCATGAGCTATCACATCACTCCCGGCATTTCCTCGTTTCAGGCTGCTGCTGCTGCCTTGCGGTCGCAATTCACCATTCCGGAGAAGGTGCAGAGCATCATCCTGACCCGTGGCGAAGGACGCACTCCCATGCCCGAACGGGAAAAACTGCACCTTATGGCACGTTCGCAAAGCACCATGTGCATCTTTCTCAGTGCCGGCATTGCCGATCAGGTGCAGGAAGAGCTGCTTCAGGAATATCCTGAAAACACGCCCGTGGCCGTCTGCTACCACCTGACGTGGAAAGACGAGCGGATTTTCCGCGGCGAACTGAAAGACCTTGCCCGGATAGTGAAAGAGAATAAGCTGACGCTGACCACGATGATTGTAGTGGGTGAAGCCATCGGCAACCGCGAAGGACTGTCACGCCTCTATGCGCACGAGTTCAAGCATTTATTCAGGAAATAACGTAGCACATTATGATATTGATATTTGGCGGAACAACCGAAGGACGCATCTCCGTCCAAACGCTCGAAGAGGCCGGGAAACCTTTCTACTACTCTACAAAAGGAGATGAGCAGGAAGTGTTCCTGCACAACGGCATCCGTCTGCAAGGAGCCATGGATGCGGGGCAGGCCATTGCATTCTGCCACCGCCACGACATCAGACTGATAGTGGATGCGGCACATCCCTTTGCCACCCAGCTGCACCACACGCTAGAGCAAGTCTCATCGGAGACAGGTATTCCCGTCATCCGTTTTGAACGCATCTTTCCCGAACGGGATGAGGAGCACATCACTTGGTGCAGGGATTACGACGATGCCATACAGCGGATAGAGGCAGAAAACATTGCTACCTTACTCGTACTTACCGGTGTGCAAACCATCGGAAAGCTGAAACCGCTTTGGCAGAACAACAAGTGCTACTTCCGTATTCTCGACCGCGACAGCTCGCGCCGGCTTGCCCGTGAACAAGGTTTTCCTGCGGAACGTCTCTTCTACTATCGTCAGGGGGGAGACGAACGCATCTTGCTGCAACAACTGCGCCCCGAAGCCATCCTCACCAAAGAGAGCGGAATGTCAGGCGGATTCGACGAGAAGGTGGCAGCCGCCCGCCAACTGGGCATACGCATCTTCGCCCTTTGCCGCCCCGATACGTCTCGCAGGTTTATCTGTGTGAACGGTGAACACGGGCTGCGCCGCATGGTCGAGAAGCTTCTGCCCGATTTCTTCCCCCTGCACAGCGGACTGACCACCGGCACATGTGCCACCGCTGCGGCTGTGGCTGCCGCATGGGATCTCTTCAACAGCAACTCCGCAGAGCGCCCGGAAGAGTTTCCGGTGGTATTGCCCAACGGAGAAACCATTTATGTGCCCGTGCAACCTCAAGAAGATACCCCCCGGCCGGTATTGCAGGACGACGGGGAAAGTTACCGCGGAATAAGCGCCACCGTCATCAAGGATGCCGGCGACGACCCCGACATCACCGACGGGATGAAGATTGTGGCACATGTGGCCGCACCCTCCTGCATGACCGACGCTTTGCGGGAAGAGACTGCTCGAGAAGCTCCCCGCATCATCATCCGCGGCGGAGAAGGCGTAGGCACCGTCACCCTGCCGGGCTTGGGACTGGAGCCGGGCGCACCTGCCATCAACAATACGCCGCGCGAAATGATAAAGCAGAACGTCCGGCTCTGCCTTGAGCGTCTTCATTTAGCCGAACCGTCTCTTCCTTTGGTCGTCACCGTTTCCATTCCCGGAGGAGAAGAGATAGCCCGACGCACCTTCAATCCGCGCCTCGGCATCGAGGGGGGCATCTCCGTCATCGGCACGTCGGGCATCGTGAAGCCATTCTCTTCGGAAGCCTTCGTCAACTCCATTCGCAAATCGATGGAAGTGGCCAAGGCAACGAAGAGTCCGCTCATCGTCATCAGCTCCGGTGCAAAGAGCGAGCGGCACATCAAAGCCCGCTATCCCGACCTCCCGCCCCAAGCCTTTGTACATTACGGCAACTTCATCGGCGAGACTCTGAAAATAGCGGACGAGAAAGAGGTGGCCCGCGTCGTCCTCGGCGTGATGATAGGCAAGGCAGTGAAACTGGCAGAGGGGAATCCGGACACCCACAGCAAGAAAGTGACCATGAACAAGGCGTTCATTCAAGACATTGCCCGCCGGGCCGGATGCGGAAGCGAAACCCTGGCCGCCATCGGGCAAATGACGCTGGCACGCGAACTGTGGGACATCATACCGAAAGACGTCTTGAAAGAGTTCGGCAGGATACTGGTGGAGCATTGTCATCGGTATTGCGCCCCGCTGTTGCCGAACGGAGAACTGACCGTATTACTTATAAACGAAAACGGTGAGATTTACTCATGAAGAACCGGAATAAGTCCTACCGCCAAGCATCAGGTAAACACTTGGAATATCCCTAATTATTACCAAGTTTGCTTTTGCGCTAAAAACATGCAATAGTAATCAATAATTGATTATCTTTGCACCAAAATCGCACAATATGACAATAAGAGAATGGATTCGATACAGAGAAATCGGTGGCTTCCCTACCTTTTCGGTCGAGGATGTAAGGCTGGCATTTCCTGCTTATTCGGGGCAGGTCATCAGGAATGAACTTTTCCGGTTGTCATTACAAGGCATTCTATATTCTGCATACAGAGGATTTTATGTAATCATTCCTCCACATTATGCAGCTAAAAGGATAGTCCCTCCATTATACTACATCGAGCAACTGATGTCATATCTAAACAAGCCATATTATATAAGCCTGTTGAATGCGGCAGAAATTTTAGGCGCGGCCCATCAGCGTCCGCAAACGGTATCTGTGACAACTGTAGAGCCAAAGCCATCCGTTTCATCGACAAAGAATAATTCTCTTGTCTGGGTATATCGTAAGGAGATTCCCTCCGATTTTCTGCTGTCCAAGAATTCCGAAACCGGAGTCATTCATTATTCAAATGCGGAATTAACATCCATAGACATAGTGCAATATGAGCAACATATCGGAGGACTTTCGAGGGCTGCGACCATTCTGGATGAATTGACGGACAAAATGGATTTTCGAGGAGCTTCCGAGAAACTGTTCAATTATACTTCAATTGCTACCATACAACGATTGGGATACATCCTGGAGAAGGTATTGGGCCGGGATGAGATTGCCGAAATAGTATATACGGAATTAAAATTATATGCGAAGCGTTTCAGATTTGTTCCGCTGAGTACACACAGACCTGATGCCGATGCGGAAAAGGACACCCGTTGGAAAGTAAATATTAATACGATAATAGAAACAGACGAAATATGATAAACAGAACAGCCATTACCCAATGGAACCGGGTCGTCCCTTGGAATGACAATGCCCAGGTTGAACAAGATCTTATCATATCTCGTGCATTGGTCGCCATTTTCAATGATGAATTTCTTGCTTCGCAGCTGGCATTCAGAGGGGGTACTGCACTCCATAAACTATATCTGAAGCCGCAACCCAGATATAGTGAGGATATTGATTTGGTACAGATCTCACCGGGACCGATTAAATCGATAATGTCCAGATTAGGCGAAGTTTTGGATTTCTTGCCGGATCGGGTAACAAAACAGAAACGATACAACAACACGATGTTGTTCCGTATGGAATCGGAAATTCCCCCGACAATTCCCCTGCGACTGAAAATCGAGATAAACTGTTTTGAGCATTTCAATGAACTTGGCTTGATTAGAATCCCTTTTGAAATGACAAACAGCTGGTTTTCGGGAAAAAGCGAGATAACGACATATCACCTGAATGAGTTACTCGGGACAAAACTCAGAGCTTTGTATCAAAGGAAGAAAGGGCGTGATCTTTTCGATTTATATGCAGCTTTATCGGAAGCCACAGTGGATACGAACGAAATTCTGCGCTGCTACAATCGCTATATGGCGTTTGCCGTAAAACAACCGCCAACGCATAAGCAATTCATCCATAATATGGAAGAGAAAATGTCTGATGCCGATTTCCTGGGCGATACGAAAAACCTGCTTCGCCCGGAAAGGCCGTTTGACCCTCAAACGGCATATGGACTTGTACGCTTACAATTGATAGATAAATTAAAAGAATGAAGAAGACAATCGCAATCCTCTGCATGGCGGTCGTTGCATCGGGCTGCCCGGCGCAAAGCCTCCTGTCTTTCTATGCCAAGGCAGGGATAGGAACGTCGCGCTTCCACGGGAAAGGCGCGAACAGCGAAACGAAGATAGCCTGCAAAGCTGGCATCGGTGCGGAATATACCCTGAACAGGACATGGGTGATGCAGTCGGCATTGGAGTTTGTTTCTATTGGCGGACAAGATGAGATAGGACATATACATGACGCCCGGATGAACGAGCTGTATCTGCAAGTGCCGGTCACTTTGGCAGCCCGCCTCCACTTGGACAAGAACTATCATGCCTCCTTGGCTGCGGGGCCATATGCAGCCATCGGCGTGGGCGGTAAAAC
Protein-coding regions in this window:
- a CDS encoding DUF4199 domain-containing protein, whose protein sequence is MTENKGHMQRYAMLFGTYIGVYWILKFILFPIGLTVPFLALLFMGLTICVPFMGYYYVRMYRNMACRGSISFLHAWVFTVFMYMFAALLTAVAHYIYFRFIDDGYIITTCEAMIDMLAQSTTPGMEGYISTYREALDAARLFTPIDITMQLVSWNVFIGSILAFPTSLFVMRRKRKDEQGR
- a CDS encoding glycosyltransferase family 2 protein produces the protein MDISVVIPLYNEEESLPELFAWIERVMKANGFSYEVIFVNDGSTDRSWQVIEHLQAQMPDRIRGIKFRRNYGKSPALFCGFEQAQGDVVITMDADLQDSPDEIPGLYRMITQDGYDLVSGWKQKRYDPLSKTLPTKLFNATARKVSGIKNLHDFNCGLKAYRKDVVKNIEVYGEMHRYIPYLAKNAGYGKIGEKVVRHQARKYGNTKFGLNRFVNGYLDLLSLWFLSAFGVKPMHFFGLIGSLMFIFGFIAVIIVGIGKLYYMHNGMPYRLVTESPYFYLSLTSMVIGTQLFVAGFLGELISRNAPERNKYQIEKTI
- a CDS encoding DUF6452 family protein yields the protein MKNLIRFIIFGCICCPLLTAVLACSEEADCSMTARGMVKCYLYKMDKAAQTAQNDTLDSLTVTAYGTDSIIINNQKNVHEISLPLRYTADSTKLIFKYSKIKRDTVVIRHTNTPYFLSMDCGYQMKQAITKVRYTRTSLDSISIANHEAGIYGKENLKLFY
- a CDS encoding DUF6048 family protein — protein: MERKILNYSISLVFCLLTAFPLWAQNPPAPPKGNTLKKEKKEKREETQYPFYNGISVGMELWGLGNSALGGDFSSSEISADVNLRNRFFPILELGYGSTDSWSEKGIHYKSNAPYFRIGMDYNMLYKKKHGHMLLVGLRYGASSFKYDIAASKLDDPVYGGTVGNPNLEDGIWGGSLPYEYKDMRSSMQWTEFCVGIRAHVWKSFYMGWSLRFKFKLSATPDEHGDPWYVPGFGKYNSNTMGVTYTITYKLPL
- a CDS encoding manganese efflux pump MntP, yielding MTGLEIWLLAIGLAMDCFVVSIASGIILKRTRLKPMLIMAFFFGFFQALMPLLGWMGTGFFSHLIESIDHWIAFGILFFLGGRMIKESFKDETCKHEYDPTSLKVIVTLALATSIDALAVGISFALLNIKSFRTLLPSIGIIGFVSFALSMAGLMFGIRFGCGIARRLHAELWGGLILIAIGTKILIEHLFFT
- a CDS encoding FAD:protein FMN transferase, whose protein sequence is MDKKVQRNFLWIVLLLMGTIWILARHNRPTPSYQTDNGLIFGTVYKVTYQHDRNMKAEIEAELKRFDGSLSPFNDTAIITRINRNEDIVADSFFVKVFHRSMEISKETNGAFDITVAPLANAWGFGFKKGTFPDSAMIDSLLEITGYDKVKLSTEGKVIKQDPRIMLSCSAVAKGYAVDVVAHLLEKNGIGNFMVDIGGEVVVRGKNPQDGLWRIGINKPVDDSLAVNQELQTILKVSNLGMATSGNYRNYYYKDGKKYAHTIDPRTGYPVQHNILSATVIAKDCMSADAYATAFMVMGLEEAERFADMRPDIDACFIYMDKNGKPRMFLTEGMKKYM
- the cobJ gene encoding precorrin-3B C(17)-methyltransferase produces the protein MKQAKIIVAGIGPGSEADITPAVTAALHEADVVVGYKYYFRFVTPHLRPETECIDTGMKRERARAEQAFELAEQGKTVCVISSGDAGIYGMTPLIYEMKRERGSRVEVVSLPGISAFQKAASLLGAPVGHDFCVVSLSDLMTPWERIERRIRAAATADFVTAVYNPRSEGRYWQLHRLKELFLTEGRSPETPVGYVRQAGRPEQEVHLTTLGAFNPEEADMFTVILIGNSQSYAWDGSFITPRGYYPQEDGKESEEPANKGQDIMIRSFRTIEKELKNKEMAPDHKWALLHAIHTTADFEMEHLLRTDEGAVASLYQDIEAGKIKTIVTDVTMAASGIRKGALQRLGIEVKCYLGDPRAVATAAEKGITRAQAGIRLAADEHPDALFVFGNAPTALMELCELIRKGKAHPAGIIAAPVGFVHVQESKHMVKPFVHIPKIIVEGRKGGSNLAATLVNSVLCYNDAEQLRPGRDV